A single genomic interval of Spinacia oleracea cultivar Varoflay chromosome 6, BTI_SOV_V1, whole genome shotgun sequence harbors:
- the LOC130463075 gene encoding uncharacterized protein — protein sequence MRNLSTEVYERCGCAMLTTHGLPCGCNIFTALQGGVGIYIDLVHPFWRTLEIAEGAEIPEVVAESAQVTELFRSLVDDVLARDIAVIRDISRIVHDELHPEHAGYEEPEPNLTRRGRPRRQRNSTTRNLSLIEHVRNTGPRTISNQGASSSGNPQSRSSLGSYMSIDLIPPRFKESLPDFMLQYIRGYRDVIPNGNCGFRCAEEFFLGDQERYGEIRSTVVGEIKKLDQYKRVYLPETISNASYRIDWRGGMCGQEHWMITDPDLWPIATHFNAVVVIFGIGGESSLIPSATNIPLENRYEATRPTKEIVLAFVNKCHYIILEMAPDCPLPSIPHRWRALADYGFREWESRYETRIQGWTRYSDEFNFRMGRY from the exons ATGCGAAATTTAAGTACCGAGGTGTACGAGAGGTGTGGTTGTGCTATGTTAACGACTCATGGACTCCCTTGTGGTTGCAACATATTTACGGCGCTCCAAGGTGGAGTTGGGATATACATTGACCTTGTTCATCCATTTTGGAGGACCTTGGAGATTGCAGAAGGGGCGGAGATTCCAGAGGTTGTGGCGGAGTCCGCACAAGTTACTGAGCTGTTTCGATCCCTCGTCGACGACGTATTAGCTCGAGATATTGCCGTTATTCGAGATATTTCAAGGATCGTTCATGATGAGTTACATCCAGAGCATGCAGGTTATGAGGAACCGGAACCCAACTTAACTAGGAGAGGGAGACCAAGGAGACAAAGAAACTCAACTACAAGGAATCTGAGCTTGATCGAACATGTGCGGAATACGGGCCCTCGTACGATTTCTAATCAAGGGGCTTCGTCATCGGGAAACCCACAATCAAGATCTTCCCTAG GGAGTTACATGAGCATTGATCTAATTCCACCTCGTTTCAAGGAATCCTTACCGGACTTCATGTTGCAGTATATTAGAGGATATCGTGATGTTATACCTAATGGTAACTGCGGATTTCGATGTGCAGAAGAGTTCTTTTTAGGTGATCAAGAACGTTATGGCGAGATTCGTTCAACGGTTGTTGGAGAGATTAAAAAGCTTGATCAATACAAGAGAGTTTATCTTCCGGAAACTATAAGTAATGCCTCGTATCGAATAGATTGGAGAGGTGGAATGTGTGGACAAGAACATTGGATGATTACTGATCCAGATTTATGGCCGATCGCCACACACTTCAATGCGGTTGTGGTCATCTTTGGAATCGGTGGTGAATCCAGTTTAATCCCTTCCGCGACCAATATTCCGTTGGAAAATCGATATGAAGCAACTAGGCCGACGAAGGAGATTGTTTTGGCATTTGTAAATAAGTGTCACTACATTATTTTGGAAATGGCGCCCGATTGTCCATTACCATCAATACCCCACCGTTGGAGAGCATTGGCAGATTATGGCTTTCGTGAATGGGAATCAAGATATGAGACTAGGATTCAAGGTTGGACTCGATATTCCGACGAGTTTAATTTTAGGATGGGAAGATATTAG